A window of the Henckelia pumila isolate YLH828 chromosome 3, ASM3356847v2, whole genome shotgun sequence genome harbors these coding sequences:
- the LOC140891743 gene encoding uncharacterized protein At3g52155, chloroplastic isoform X1 codes for MCSAVLMPLSSASALQLSKGGGKSSVFVRNSVAVGTTEGQISTETPPDAVARRLILLRHAKSSWENRSLRDHDRPLSKSGRADAVKLSQKLKEMGWIPELILSSDAQRTRETLKIMQEQVQGFLEAKVHFISSFYSVAAMDGQTAEHLQQAICSYSGDEILTIMCMGHNKGWEEAASMLSGSSINLKTCNAALLEATGKSWEEAFSLAGFGGWKLLGVVKPDT; via the exons ATGTGTTCCGCCGTGCTGATGCCGCTCAGTAGCGCCAGCGCATTGCAATTATCCAAAGGAGGAGGAAAATCATCGGTTTTCGTAAGGAATTCGGTCGCTGTCGGTACGACGGAAGGGCAAATCTCGACGGAGACTCCGCCGGATGCTGTCGCTCGCCGTCTGATATTACTACGCCACGCTAAGAGTTCCTGGGAGAATCGTTCGCTCCGAG ATCATGATCGCCCTTTGAGTAAATCCGGACGAGCTGATGCCGTCAAACTTTCCCAGAAACTTAAAGAAATGGGCTGGATTCCTGAACTTATTTTGTCCAG TGATGCACAGAGGACTCGGGAGACATTGAAAATTATGCAGGAGCAAGTGCAAGGCTTCTTGGAAGCTAAAGTACATTTTATTTCGAGCTTTTACTCAGTTGCTGCAATGGATGGGCAAACTGCTGAACATCTGCAGCAGGCTATTTGTAGTTACTCGGGAGATGAGATCCTTACGATAAT GTGTATGGGGCATAATAAGGGTTGGGAAGAAGCTGCATCTATGCTTTCAGGTTCCTCCATAAATCTGAAGACTTGCAATGCTGCGTTGTTGGAAGCAACTGGAAAATCATGGGAAGAG GCATTTTCGCTGGCTGGATTTGGTGGGTGGAAGCTTCTTGGCGTCGTGAAGCCGGACACTTAA
- the LOC140891743 gene encoding uncharacterized protein At3g52155, chloroplastic isoform X2, whose amino-acid sequence MCSAVLMPLSSASALQLSKGGGKSSVFVRNSVAVGTTEGQISTETPPDAVARRLILLRHAKSSWENRSLRDHDRPLSKSGRADAVKLSQKLKEMGWIPELILSSDAQRTRETLKIMQEQVQGFLEAKVHFISSFYSVAAMDGQTAEHLQQAICSYSGDEILTIMCMGHNKGWEEAASMLSGSSINLKTCNAALLEATGKSWEEVIPTT is encoded by the exons ATGTGTTCCGCCGTGCTGATGCCGCTCAGTAGCGCCAGCGCATTGCAATTATCCAAAGGAGGAGGAAAATCATCGGTTTTCGTAAGGAATTCGGTCGCTGTCGGTACGACGGAAGGGCAAATCTCGACGGAGACTCCGCCGGATGCTGTCGCTCGCCGTCTGATATTACTACGCCACGCTAAGAGTTCCTGGGAGAATCGTTCGCTCCGAG ATCATGATCGCCCTTTGAGTAAATCCGGACGAGCTGATGCCGTCAAACTTTCCCAGAAACTTAAAGAAATGGGCTGGATTCCTGAACTTATTTTGTCCAG TGATGCACAGAGGACTCGGGAGACATTGAAAATTATGCAGGAGCAAGTGCAAGGCTTCTTGGAAGCTAAAGTACATTTTATTTCGAGCTTTTACTCAGTTGCTGCAATGGATGGGCAAACTGCTGAACATCTGCAGCAGGCTATTTGTAGTTACTCGGGAGATGAGATCCTTACGATAAT GTGTATGGGGCATAATAAGGGTTGGGAAGAAGCTGCATCTATGCTTTCAGGTTCCTCCATAAATCTGAAGACTTGCAATGCTGCGTTGTTGGAAGCAACTGGAAAATCATGGGAAGAGGTTATCCCTACTACTTAA
- the LOC140891743 gene encoding uncharacterized protein At3g52155, chloroplastic isoform X3 — protein sequence MQNVQEKHDHDRPLSKSGRADAVKLSQKLKEMGWIPELILSSDAQRTRETLKIMQEQVQGFLEAKVHFISSFYSVAAMDGQTAEHLQQAICSYSGDEILTIMCMGHNKGWEEAASMLSGSSINLKTCNAALLEATGKSWEEAFSLAGFGGWKLLGVVKPDT from the exons ATGCAAAATGTTCAAGAGAAGCACG ATCATGATCGCCCTTTGAGTAAATCCGGACGAGCTGATGCCGTCAAACTTTCCCAGAAACTTAAAGAAATGGGCTGGATTCCTGAACTTATTTTGTCCAG TGATGCACAGAGGACTCGGGAGACATTGAAAATTATGCAGGAGCAAGTGCAAGGCTTCTTGGAAGCTAAAGTACATTTTATTTCGAGCTTTTACTCAGTTGCTGCAATGGATGGGCAAACTGCTGAACATCTGCAGCAGGCTATTTGTAGTTACTCGGGAGATGAGATCCTTACGATAAT GTGTATGGGGCATAATAAGGGTTGGGAAGAAGCTGCATCTATGCTTTCAGGTTCCTCCATAAATCTGAAGACTTGCAATGCTGCGTTGTTGGAAGCAACTGGAAAATCATGGGAAGAG GCATTTTCGCTGGCTGGATTTGGTGGGTGGAAGCTTCTTGGCGTCGTGAAGCCGGACACTTAA
- the LOC140891718 gene encoding protein PHR1-LIKE 2-like, with protein sequence MFPTLIQSREALLNQENIQVSGNLCYGQRVGADPCLVLTSDPKPRLRWTTDLHERFVDAVTQLGGPGKATPKAIMRTMGVKGLTLFHLKSHLQKYRLGKQSGKEFGEASKDGSYHLDSPRDIDSPQNMQASDMNEGYEVKEALRAQMEVQSKLHLQVEAEKHLQIRQDAEKRYMAMLERACKMLADQILGPAATNDDGDGCHGKGANPAPINPLEPYPLQPADAFQAHIPAEVSPKFHPQHADCSTESCLTSHGSPVGMRIERSSSGGKRGMPNKETTDTSFIWGESDGYNPDLHIVQHVDSHGIAGCGV encoded by the exons ATGTTTCCGACTCTGATTCAATCGCGTGAAGCTCTTTTGAATCAAGAAAACATTCAGGTTTCCGGCAATTTATGTTATGGTCAACGGGTCGGTGCGGACCCTTGTCTGGTCCTTACATCCGACCCCAAACCACGCCTTCGATGGACTACTGATCTCCACGAACGCTTCGTCGACGCCGTTACTCAACTTGGTGGCCCCGGCA AGGCTACTCCAAAGGCGATAATGCGTACAATGGGTGTCAAGGGATTGACGCTGTTTCATTTGAAAAGCCATTTACAG AAATATCGACTAGGGAAGCAATCAGGGAAAGAATTTGGTGAGGCTTCTAAAGATG GTTCATACCATCTGGATAGCCCTCGTGACATTGATTCTCCACAAAACATGCAAGCATCTGACATGAATGA gGGTTATGAAGTCAAGGAGGCGTTAAGGGCACAAATGGAAGTTCAAAGCAAACTACACTTGCAAGTAGAA GCTGAAAAACATCTGCAAATTCGTCAAGACGCGGAGAAAAGGTACATGGCTATGTTAGAAAGAGCCTGCAAAATGCTCGCAGATCAAATTCTTGGACCGGCAGCAACAAATGACGATGGAGATGGTTGCCATGGAAAAGGAGCAAACCCTGCTCCCATAAATCCACTTGAACCATATCCATTACAACCTGCAGATGCCTTTCAAGCTCATATCCCGGCAGAAGTGTCTCCCAAGTTTCATCCACAACATGCTGATTGTTCTACAGAAAGCTGCCTTACATCTCATGGGAGTCCTGTGGGAATGCGGATAGAAAGGTCTTCATCCGGGGGAAAGCGAGGAATGCCAAATAAGGAGACAACAGATACATCATTTATTTGGGGTGAATCGGATGGCTATAACCCGGATTTGCATATTGTGCAACATGTTGATTCTCATGGGATCGCTGGGTGTGGTGTATAA